Proteins from a single region of Oncorhynchus nerka isolate Pitt River linkage group LG18, Oner_Uvic_2.0, whole genome shotgun sequence:
- the LOC115146787 gene encoding leucine-rich repeat-containing protein 74A, protein MSVLSLESLCLADNDSPSSAEDLDLEDKWDTDLEVDEVKKPSKDTSTAEIYLQACKLVGVVPVSYFLRNLGTSTMNLNHHGLGPLGGKALAIALVTDMHITNLELADNYLLAEGARYLLEMLKANFTIQHLDLSNNHLQSEGAECITKMLLDNISIKSIKLSGNGFIEDDAKSFADALASNYRVKELDLSHNQFCGRGGEHLGHMLANNEALEVLDLSWNHLRMKGAVAFCAGLKVNVTLKHLDLSWNGFGNEGALALGEALKFNNTLVYLDLNNNRITNEGVGMLCKGLEANDTLRALMLAYNSLTVEGALALVTVVKNTPKTALEEINISNVLVNENFVQLLDLTCQEHPSLEVQYAGVGGFIAKKPPKRLDPMKVIQDYLDERKLRLWDFFRKIDKDGTMRVPVADFRKAVQQSNIPLDRYQIEELIQRLDRERTGMVDYRGLADTRKQMMRDHRRQLRKVESRQKKEKQKSERILKTFQSAVEANTPRSSMVMSPGGTKEDSSGPQHFSATPLSSWHHIVMSNSSRYSVTNLSSEHIHLPMLGGSTHQRPTSSPTMRSYSQPNLMDDSQRYPQSKPSSAQGMLSDSNPDVDHKLSTTANHLTRSSPALNSKQPDTKTKTTKVKKKKKRVDKTPHEQNQTQSSK, encoded by the exons ATGTCTGTCCTATCGCTCGAGTCCCTCTGCCTAGCAGATAATGACAGTCCGTCCTCCGCAGAAGACCTAGACCTGGAGGATAAGTGGGATACAGACCTGGAGGTTGATG AGGTGAAAAAACCCAGTAAAGACACATCGACTGCTGAGATATACCTGCAGGCCTGCAAGCTGGTCGGGGTGGTTCCTGTCTCCTACTTCCTCCGGAACCTAGGCACCTCCACCATGAACCTCAACCACCATGGCCTGGGACCTCTAGGGGGCAAGGCACTAGCCATCGCCCTGGTG ACTGACATGCACATCACCAACCTGGAGTTGGCAGACAACTACCTGCTGGCTGAGGGAGCCAGATACCTTCTAGAGATGTTAAAGGCAAATTTCACCATTCAGCATCTG GATTTGTCCAACAATCACCTACAGTCTGAAGGGGCTGAGTGCATTACAAAAATGTTGCTCGATAACATTTCCATCAAATCCATCAAACTTTCAG GGAATGGATTCATAGAGGACGATGCTAAAAGTTTTGCAGATGCCCTGGCA AGCAACTATAGAGTGAAGGAGCTGGACTTGAGCCACAATCAGTTCTGTGGGAGAGGTGGGGAGCATCTGGGCCATATGTTAG CAAACAATGAAGCTCTGGAGGTACTAGACTTGAGCTGGAACCATCTGAGAATGAAAGGAGCTGTGGCTTTCTGTGCCGGCCTCAAG GTGAATGTGACCCTGAAACACCTGGACCTGTCCTGGAATGGCTTTGGGAATGAGGGGGCCTTGGCTTTAGGAGAGGCACTGAAATTCAACAACACTCTGGTGTACCTGGACCTCAACAACAACCGCATCACCAACGAGGGGGTGGGCATGCTGTGCAAGGGGCTGGAGGCCAACGACACTCTCAGAGCACTGATG CTGGCTTATAACTCTCTGACAGTGGAGGGGGCGCTGGCTCTTGTTACTGTGGTCAAGAACACCCCCAAAACTGCTCTGGAGGAGATCAACATATCC aatGTGTTGGTGAATGAGAATTTTGTGCAGCTGCTGGATCTGACATGCCAGGAGCATCCCTCTCTAGAGGTGCAGTATGCAGGGGTCGGGGGCTTTATTGCTAAGAAACCACCCAAACGCCTTGACCCAATGAAAGTAATCCAG GATTATCTGGATGAACGGAAGTTGCGTCTTTGGGACTTCTTTCGGAAAATCGATAAAGATGGGACAATGCGAGTGCCTGTGGCAGACTTCAGGAAGGCTGTGCAG CAATCCAACATCCCCTTGGATCGATACCAGATTGAGGAGTTGATTCAGAGACTGGATCGTGAAAGGACAGGGATGGTAGACTACAG GGGCCTGGCCGACACCAGGAAGCAGATGATGAGGGACCACCGGCGGCAGCTGCGTAAGGTGGAGTCCCGTCAGAAGAAAGAGAAGCAGAAGAGTGAGCGCATCCTGAAGACCTTCCAGAGCGCCGTGGAGGCCAACACCCCCCGCAGTTCCATGGTTATGTCCCCAGGGGGCACCAAGGAGGACTCCAGTGGCCCCCAGCACTTCTCTGCCACCCCACTCAGCTCCTGGCACCACATTGTCATGTCCAACAGCAGCCGCTACTCTGTCACAAACCTGAGCAGTGAGCACATCCACCTCCCCATGCTAGGGGGCAGCACCCACCAACGGCCCACCAGTTCCCCCACCATGCGCTCCTACTCCCAGCCCAACCTGATGGATGACTCCCAACGATACCCCCAATCCAAACCCTCCTCGGCCCAGGGGATGCTCTCTGACTCCAACCCTGATGTTGACCACAAGCTGAGCACCACTGCCAACCACCTGACCAGGTCCAGTCCAGCACTGAACTCCAAGCAGCCAGACACTAAAACCAAAACCACCAaagtgaagaaaaaaaagaaacgcgTGGATAAAACTCCACATGAACAGAATCAAACACAATCATCAAAGTGA
- the LOC115146235 gene encoding tubulinyl-Tyr carboxypeptidase 1-like, translated as MLRTTVGCVGVEERDEDEGEEDLRDGGVPFFVNRGGLPVDEETWEQMWRHVARIHPDGEAIGTRIRGASDLPKIPTPSVPTYQPTTSIPQRLEAIQKYIRDLQYNHTGTQFFEIKKSRPLTALMDIAKEMTRESLPIKCLEAVILGIYLTNSMSGVERFPLSFKTQFSGNHFCHIVLGVHSGGRFGALGISRRMDLMFKPLEFRTLADLVQEFEGAYMGYWHTLRKVKIGQYVSHDPHSVEQIDWKHSILDVDKLTKEEMRRELERHTRDMRMKIGKAAPTSPTKDRKCNMGSPHRNPGSPMRRNSRIERRPSGEKKVLDPKSPPDMNGYQIRV; from the exons ATGCTAAGGACCACAGTGgggtgtgtgggggtggaggagagagatgaggatgaaGGTGAAGAGGATTTGCGGGACGGAGGGGTGCCCTTCTTCGTAAACAGGGGAGGCCTACCGGTGGATGAGGAGACTTGGGAGCAGATGTGGAGGCATGTGGCTCGGATTCACCCTGATGGGGAGGCCATAGGGACACGCATCCGGGGAGCCAGTGATCTGCCCAAG ATTCCTACACCGAGTGTGCCTACATACCAGCCAACCACCAGTATCCCACAGCGCCTGGAAGCCATACAGAAATACATCAGGGACCTGCA GTACAATCACACGGGAACACAGTTTTTTGAAATCAAGAAGAGCAGGCCTCTTACGGC GTTGATGGATATCGCCAAGGAGATGACCCGGGAGTCACTGCCAATCAAGTGTCTGGAGGCTGTGATCCTTGGGAT TTACCTTACCAACAGCATGTCGGGTGTGGAGCGCTTCCCCCTCAGCTTTAAAACGCAGTTCTCAGGGAACCACTTCTGCCACATCGTGCTGGGGGTGCACAGCGGGGGCCGCTTCGGGGCACTGGGCATCAGTCGGCGGATGGACCTCATGTTCAAACCCCTGGAGTTCCGAACACTGGCTGACCTGGTGCAGGAGTTTGAGGGGGCCTACATGGGTTACTGGCACACCCTGAGGAAGGTGAAGATTGGCCAGTATGTGTCCCATGACCCCCACAGTGTGGAGCAGATAGACTGGAAACACTCCATACTAGATGTGGATAAGCTGACCAAGGAGGAAAtgaggagagagctggagagacacACTCGGGACATGAGGATGAAG ATTGGGAAGGCTGCGCCCACTTCACCCACCAAAGACAGGAAGTGTAACATGGGCTCGCCCCACCGTAACCCAGGCAGCCCCATGCGCAGGAACAGCCGCATCGAGAGACG TCCATCAGGAGAGAAGAAAGTTCTTGATCCGAAGTCCCCTCCAGACATGAATGGATATCAGATTCGAGTGTGA
- the LOC115146236 gene encoding rRNA-processing protein FCF1 homolog, with protein sequence MGKRKTKKFASMKRMISLKDQRINEKDRAKVKETKKKDPSEIKEKEVPKYPSCLFFQYNTQLGPPYHILVDTNFINFSIKAKLDIVQSMMDCLYAKCIPCITDCVMAEIEKLGMKYRVALRIAKDPRFERLPCTHKGTYADDCLVQRVTQHKCYILATVDRDLKRRIRKIPGVPIMYISNHRFNIERMPDDYGAPRF encoded by the exons ATG GGGAAACGGAAGACAAAGAAGTTTGCTTCAATGAAGAGAATGATAAGCTTGAAAGATCAGAGAAT AAACGAGAAAGATCGTGCCAAAGTAAAAGAGACAAAGAAAAAGGATCCATCAGAAATAAAGGAAAAAGAAGT TCCAAAATATCCATCGTGCCTGTTCTTCCAGTACAACACTCAGCTTGGTCCCCCTTATCACATCCTGGTCGACACCAATTTCATTAACTTCTCCATCAAGGCTAAACTGGACATAGTTCAGTCAATGATGGACTGCCTGTATGCCAAGT GTATCCCATGCATCACAGACTGTGTAATGGCTGAGATAGAGAAACTGGGGATGAAGTATAGAGTAGCTCTGAG GATAGCCAAGGATCCTCGGTTCGAACGACTGCCATGCACCCACAAAGGAACATACGCTGATGACTGCTTAGTTCAAAGGGTAACCCAG CACAAGTGCTACATCCTGGCAACTGTGGACAGGGACCTGAAGAGAAGGATCAGAAAGATCCCAGGAGTACCCATCATGTACATCTCCAACCATAG GTTCAACATTGAAAGAATGCCTGATGACTATGGTGCTCCAAGATTCTAA